The Chloroflexota bacterium genome contains the following window.
GACCGGCTTGCCGGTGACGCCGGCAGCGCTCAGGACGCGCTGCGCGACGGTCGGCGCGGGCGGCTTGGAGACCAGTACCAGCACGGCAGTCTCAGGATCGGCGGCCAGCCGCTCGATGGCGGCGAGCATCATCGCGCCGCCGACGGCCTCGCTGAGATCGTGCCCGCCCACGCCGATGACCTGTGACGCGCCCTCGCCCAGCCGGTCGATCAGACAGCTCACCTGCTGCAACCCGGTCCCGGACGCGCCGATCAGCCCGATGCGCCCGCGCCGCACGGCGTTGGCAAACCCGAGCGGCACGCCGTCCAGGATCGCGGTGCCGCAGTCTGGCCCCATCACCAGCAGGTTCTTCTGTCGTGCGATCCGCTTCAGCTCGATCTCGTCAGGCACGGAGACGTTGTCGCTGAACAGGAAGACGTGGAGGCCCCGCTTGAGCGCCTTCATCGCCTCGGCGGTCGCGTAGGCCCCAGGGGTGGAGATCATGGCGAGGCTGGCATCGGGTGACGCGCTGATGGCCTGGGCCAATGTCTGGGGCGGAGCTTCGGCCACCGAGCCGCCAGCGCTCGCCACGGCCGGCTGACTCTTCAGGAGCTGATCGGCCAGCGCAAGGGCTGCGTCGGCTGCGTCCTCAGCCTCAGCCGAGACGGCGATCACGAGGTCGTTGGCCGTAGCCGACGCGGCATCCTCGAACAGCAGCCCGGCCGCCGCCATGATCTCGCGGTTGGCGGGGGTGCCCATCAGCAGAGCCGCGCGGGTCACGCCGTCCAGCCCTTCGAGCTGGGCGGCAATACGCATCAACTCGACGGAGTCCCGATAAGTGTCCCGGCGGACTTGAGCGCGCTGGACTGCCTGTGCTGATTGGGCTATCGACATGGCCGCCGCCTCTGGAAGGTGTACGCTGCCGGACTGTGCGGCCAGCGTACACCTAGAGTCGGCGTCTGTCTGTGTCAGATACTGCTACCGATGAATGATCTCGAATGGCAGTTCATCCAGGTTCCGGGCAAATGCTCTCGGCCTGCGCTCAGAGCGCCATCAGGCAAGTTCGATGGCCCGCTCGACGACCGTGCTATCCGAGATCGTGAACGCCTTGACCTCCGGCTCCAGAAAGCTGGCGACAGACACGATGACGTAGACCATGCCGTCCCACGCCTGCCCGATATCGGTGGCCGACGGATACGCCCTGGTGAATGGGTGCGAGTGGTAGACGCCGAGCAGTTCGAGGTCGGCGTCGTCGATCTCGCGGTTGATCCGCAGAAACGCCTTGCCGTCGATCTCGTAACGGATGCCGTTGTGCTCGGCGGCGTTCGGGGCACGGTAGCTGTGGGTGATAGCGCCGCCCGAACCGGCCAGTACACCGCAGCACTCGAACGGCCGCTCGTCCAGCGCATGCGCGACCATCGCGTCGTAGACGGCCCGCGCGATCTGGACCATCAGGCTGCCGCCGACGCGGTCATCAGATGGGGTGCTCCACGACCTCGATGCTCTCCTCTACCACCTCGGCGGACACGTCCCCGGGGTGGGCCTTGTGGATCTGGAATGCCCGGGCCTCGGGGTGACGCGGGCTGCGCAGCGAGATCACGATGTACCGAACCTCGTACGCTGCCAGCCGCCGATCCGTCGCGGAGGGGTAGGCGACCGAGTTGGGGTGCGAGTGATAGATGCCGAGATGTTCCAGCCCGGCCTCGTCGATCTCTTCGAGGATGCGCCGGACCTCCAGCGGGTGCGCCTCGTAACGGACGGCCTTGTCATCCGCCACGTTCGGCGTCGGGAACAGGCGCGTCACCGTGTCGCCGTGGCCGCCCAGCAGGCCGCAGCTCTCCAGCGTCGGCGTCTGCAGCACATGCGCGATCATCGCGTCGTAGACGGAGCGGAGTACCCGAACCACCCCGGCTGGCCCCCTGTACCTCGCGGCTTCCTACCACAGGTTCCGGCCGCGAATACCCGCGACCGCGTCACGATCGGTGGGAGCGAACAGCCCGGTCGAGAGGTACTTCCAGCCACCGTCCGGTAGGAGCAGCACGATGGTACCACGCTCCATTCGCTCGGCCACCCGCAGGCCGACGCTCAGGACGGCCCCGCACGACAGTCCGGCGAAGATGCCCTCGACGCGCACGAGATCGCGCGTGGCCGTGAGCGCATCAGCCGCCCGCACCACCACCTTTCGATCCAGCTCGTCCAGGTTGAGGATCGGCGGGATGAACCCGTGGTCGAGACTCCGCAGGCCCGAGACGGAATCGTCGGGGTGCGGCTCGGCAGCGACGATCTGGACGTTCGGGTTGTGCTCGCGGAGCCGGCGGCCAGTGCCCATCAGGGTACCGCCGGTCCCGAGGCCGGCGACGAACACGTCGACCTCAGGCAGGTCGGCGATGATCTCCGGCCCGGTCGTCTCGTAGTGGGCGCGCGGGTTGGCCGGGTTCCCATACTGGTACAGCAGATGGTAGCGGCTGTCTTCGGCCAGCTCCTGGGCGCGGGCGATCGAGCCGTTGCTGCCGAGTGCGCCATCCGTCAGCTCGACGTCGGCGCCGAACAGCTCCAGCAGCTGGCGACGCTCGTCGCTGACGTTGTCGGGCATCACCACCTTCAGGCGATACCCCTTGACCTGCGCGATCATCGCCAGGCCGATGCCGGTGTTGCCACTGGTCGGCTCGAGCAGGATCCTGTCCATGCCCGGCGCGATGACGCCCCGTTGCTCGGCGTCCTCGATCAGACTCCGCGCGACGCGGTCTTTGACGCTGCCGGTCGGGTTGTGCCCCTCGAGCTTGGCGAACAGGCGGATGCCAGGGCGCGGGCTGAGGTGCTGCATCTCGACGAGCGGCGTGTTGCCAATCGCCTCGACGATGCTGGCGTACTTCATGGCAGGGTCGTGGGTCGTAGATCATGGGTGGTGGGGTGGGTGACAGGTTCACCCACCCCACGAACCTCGATCTACGACCTAACACCCACCGGCGACAGCAGGCAGGATCGAGACGGTGTCGCCGTCCGCGAGCGGCGCCTCGAGCCGGCCGATGTAGCGAATGTCCTCGTCGTTGACGTAGATGTTCACGAACCGGCGCAACTCGCCAGTTGACTCGAACAGGCCGGTTCGGACTCCCGGATAGCGGCGATCCAGATCGTCCAACAGCTCAGCTACTGTCGAGCCGTCACCCTGAACCACCTTCTCCCCACCGGTGTGGGCACGCAAAGGCGCGGGCACCCGAACCTCAACCATGTCGTCAGCCTCCCGTAGCCTCCATCGGTCCGCCGCAGAACGCCTCGTAGTCGATCAGCGTGTTGATGGTCGGATTGTCGCCACAGAGCGGGCACTCCGGATCGCGCCGAATCTTGACCTCGCGGAACTCCATCGCCAGCGCATCGTAGAGGAGCAGGCGGTTCACCAGCGGCTCGCCCAGCCCCAGGATCAGCTTGACGGTCTCCGTCGCCTGGATGATGCCGATCATGCCCGGCAGCGCCCCGAGCACTCCCGCCTCGGCACAGCTCGGCACCGCGCCCGGCGGGGGCGGGGCCGGGAACAGGCAGCGGTAGCAGCCCTTGCCCGGCATGAACACGGTGGACTGGCCCTCGAAGCGGAAAATGCTGCCATCGACGAGCGGCTTCTTCAAGAGGTATGCCGCGTCGTTCACCAGGTAGCGCGTGGCGAAGTTGTCGCAGCCGTTGACGATGATGTCGTACTGGCTGAGGATCTCCATCGCGTTCTCGGAGGTCAGCGCCTCGGTGTGGGCCACCACCTTCGAGTCGGGATTGATGTCGTGCAGTTGATCCTTCGCCGACTCGACCTTCGGCTTGCCGATGTTGGCGTGCCCGTGCAGGATCTGCCGGTGCAGGTTCGACAGGTCCACCACGTCGAAATCGACGATCCCGAGCGTGCCGACGCCGGCCGCTGCCAGGTACAGCGCCGTTGGCGATCCGAGGCCGCCCGCGCCGATCAACAGCACTTTGGCGTTGAGCAGCTTGCGCTGCCCGACCCCACCGATCTCGGGCAGGATGATATGCCGGCTGTAGCGAACCGCCTGCTCGGGCGTGAAACGTGAGCTGGTCGCACCGCCAGCCATGGCCGGAATTACCGCCACCTCGTCCTCCCTATCCAACGACGTCTCGAAGCCCGCAAGCTCGTCGATGCCGTGGTTATTCACGTAAACGTTCACAAAGCGATGCAAATTCCCGTCCGCATCGAACATCTCCCGATGCAGCGCGGGGTACGTGCTCGTGAGCCAGTCCATCAGGACGCCAACGGTCGAGGCGTCGTGCTCCAGTCGGGCAGCCCCGTCGGTGTAACGCCGCCATGAGGTTGGCACATAGATCCGCACCATGCGCCTAGATCTCCACGCTCAGATAGCGCTCGCCGGTGTCACACAACAGCGTGACGACCGTGTGCCCCGGGCCAAGCTGCGCCGCGACCCGTCCGGCCGCCACCACGTTGGCGCCCGACGAGATGCCGACTAACAGGCCCTCTTCGCGCGCCAGCCGACCCGTCATCGCCAGCGCCTCGTGATCCTGGACGGACAGCACGTCGTCGAGCACGGACCGATCGAGCAGCGTCGGCACGAAGCTCGCGCCGATGCCCTGGATGGCGTGCGGCCGAAAGCGTCCGCCCTTCAGCACCGGCGAGCGGGCCGGCTCGACGCCGACCACCTGGACCTTCTCCAGCTCACGCTTCAGGACGCGCCCGACGCCGGTGATGGTGCCGGCCGTGCCAACTCCGGCCACGAACGCATCGACGCTGCCGCCGGTCTGCGCCAGGATCTCGCGGGCCGTCGTGCGCTCGTGGACGGCCGGGTTGGCCGGATTCTCGAACTGCTGCGGCATGAAGAACTCTGGATTCAGCCGCACCAGCTCCTGCGCGGCGAAG
Protein-coding sequences here:
- the fdrA gene encoding acyl-CoA synthetase FdrA, which translates into the protein MMRIAAQLEGLDGVTRAALLMGTPANREIMAAAGLLFEDAASATANDLVIAVSAEAEDAADAALALADQLLKSQPAVASAGGSVAEAPPQTLAQAISASPDASLAMISTPGAYATAEAMKALKRGLHVFLFSDNVSVPDEIELKRIARQKNLLVMGPDCGTAILDGVPLGFANAVRRGRIGLIGASGTGLQQVSCLIDRLGEGASQVIGVGGHDLSEAVGGAMMLAAIERLAADPETAVLVLVSKPPAPTVAQRVLSAAGVTGKPVVVIFLGGDPAAIREAGAIAASTLEDAARLAVAVARGRMPVGLGIDGLNADMMATADAARAALIPGQHTVRGLFSGGTLCQEAGLILGAHLDADRFSVVDFGDDEYTVGRPHPMIDFRLRNENIVAAAEDPSTAAILLDIVLGYGSHTDPAEAVRPALVKARAVAEAAGRSLTIVASVCGTDADPQGLARQEAALRAAGVVLAPSSAQAARVAVRVVRDPGACPAAAVGHVTGATFTCDGGH
- a CDS encoding M67 family metallopeptidase, which produces MVQIARAVYDAMVAHALDERPFECCGVLAGSGGAITHSYRAPNAAEHNGIRYEIDGKAFLRINREIDDADLELLGVYHSHPFTRAYPSATDIGQAWDGMVYVIVSVASFLEPEVKAFTISDSTVVERAIELA
- a CDS encoding M67 family metallopeptidase gives rise to the protein MVRVLRSVYDAMIAHVLQTPTLESCGLLGGHGDTVTRLFPTPNVADDKAVRYEAHPLEVRRILEEIDEAGLEHLGIYHSHPNSVAYPSATDRRLAAYEVRYIVISLRSPRHPEARAFQIHKAHPGDVSAEVVEESIEVVEHPI
- a CDS encoding cysteine synthase family protein, with the protein product MKYASIVEAIGNTPLVEMQHLSPRPGIRLFAKLEGHNPTGSVKDRVARSLIEDAEQRGVIAPGMDRILLEPTSGNTGIGLAMIAQVKGYRLKVVMPDNVSDERRQLLELFGADVELTDGALGSNGSIARAQELAEDSRYHLLYQYGNPANPRAHYETTGPEIIADLPEVDVFVAGLGTGGTLMGTGRRLREHNPNVQIVAAEPHPDDSVSGLRSLDHGFIPPILNLDELDRKVVVRAADALTATRDLVRVEGIFAGLSCGAVLSVGLRVAERMERGTIVLLLPDGGWKYLSTGLFAPTDRDAVAGIRGRNLW
- a CDS encoding MoaD family protein, which translates into the protein MVEVRVPAPLRAHTGGEKVVQGDGSTVAELLDDLDRRYPGVRTGLFESTGELRRFVNIYVNDEDIRYIGRLEAPLADGDTVSILPAVAGGC
- the moeB gene encoding molybdopterin-synthase adenylyltransferase MoeB: MVRIYVPTSWRRYTDGAARLEHDASTVGVLMDWLTSTYPALHREMFDADGNLHRFVNVYVNNHGIDELAGFETSLDREDEVAVIPAMAGGATSSRFTPEQAVRYSRHIILPEIGGVGQRKLLNAKVLLIGAGGLGSPTALYLAAAGVGTLGIVDFDVVDLSNLHRQILHGHANIGKPKVESAKDQLHDINPDSKVVAHTEALTSENAMEILSQYDIIVNGCDNFATRYLVNDAAYLLKKPLVDGSIFRFEGQSTVFMPGKGCYRCLFPAPPPPGAVPSCAEAGVLGALPGMIGIIQATETVKLILGLGEPLVNRLLLYDALAMEFREVKIRRDPECPLCGDNPTINTLIDYEAFCGGPMEATGG
- the cysK gene encoding cysteine synthase A, whose product is MTDAHAERPDGPPGGSAGRAGGVCESVVDVVGWTPLVRLNRVVPAGGARVLAKLESLNPGGSVKDRIAVAMIEEAERQGKLRPGATIVEPTSGNTGIGLAMVAAARGYRLILTMPEDMSLERRQLLARFGAELHLTPAIEGMTGAVFAAQELVRLNPEFFMPQQFENPANPAVHERTTAREILAQTGGSVDAFVAGVGTAGTITGVGRVLKRELEKVQVVGVEPARSPVLKGGRFRPHAIQGIGASFVPTLLDRSVLDDVLSVQDHEALAMTGRLAREEGLLVGISSGANVVAAGRVAAQLGPGHTVVTLLCDTGERYLSVEI